The following is a genomic window from Phaseolus vulgaris cultivar G19833 chromosome 6, P. vulgaris v2.0, whole genome shotgun sequence.
AACAATTTATTTGGTatgaattttaagtttaattagtCTAAtcgaatataataataatttatataaatattagatttataatttataaagtcataaaaaagtataaagaaaTGTGAAATATAAAGTAAATAATAGGTGGTTAAATATTATTCCTACtatataagtaaataaaaaaatattaaagtattttaaaatattagtaagtTAAACTTGCAATATATATTGAACAATAAAATCTACCACttgaataataatttgttaCTTGAAAATGTCACTTAGTAAAATAGAAGATGcacttcaaaaaaaattaaattaaaagtttcACACTCAACTTCtatcttattttaaaacaataaataatcgCATAAGCAAAATATATAGATAGCAACAATTTtaaagtatattaaaataacaatCATCTGTATAATCCTACAcctacaaaataatttttaatgcaGTGTCACAAGTTTTCAAACTTGAATATAAGTCTTAAATTCCTCGatcaatacaattttaatttatcacaTAACAATAAACTGAACaactaaacaaattaaattcgctgataaaattcaaaacaattatcaTTATTCACATATTTCAAATTAACTAATTATGAATTCACATGTAAGAATATAATAATTCAACACAACTTTTCAATTCTCAAAGCTTAATAAAGaacaataattaaaatcttaatttCTAATTACTTTATTCATAATGCAATCATGAAATTATATAAGTAATTcaacttaaatataaaaattttacTAGTTTGCTTATAATTTTATGATATCTTATTACTCAATACTATTATATATTGTTCGTAGTtcgtaattatatatatatatatatataattactaGTAATTTGATTATGATTCAACCACTAACTGAtagtaaattttgaaaaaaattataaattttcccaaaaaaatcttcaaatttCAAAGTCAGGCAAATATCACTGTatagaaaaaaattgtgtaagTTTTTACTTTACTAACTAAAATCCATATTATGGCTAAGAGTCATTTTTATCATGGCTTTGTTATGATTGATGATGCATTTTTGTCACATAAATAACTAGATTGATTATGTTAACACTGTTAAAAGATAGTAAAATCAATGGTTGAAAATTGTAACACTATCGATATAGTATAATTtgatcatattatatatataacgaGCGTTTTATATAAGAATGAAACGGATATATACAATTTAATGTTATTTGACtgcttaaaaaaatatcatttaatttgtttaaatacTCAAATAAGTGCAGTCTATTTTATTCTAGATACAATATAATGAcacaattaatatttatttttcattgctTCATTTCGATCTTTAGTTTTCCTCAGTTTTGATTCTAGATTTTTTACATAGTAAGAGATATCTTACACAACCATTGTCATAACAactgtatattttttatttttgtagagTACTGAAACTGGTGCAAGTTATACTTGGGATTACATCAtttcacatatatatatatatatatatatatgtggtgAGAAAACTAAACTGTaagcaaaatataaaattagatcaaataaaattagataaaatatttcaaattatgaCAATTCTAGTTAGATTTGGTTCGTAGGTATGGAAAATCCTCCCATTTTTAATTCACACATTCataacataataaattaaatattaccaAATTGATTTAATCAGCAACATCATATATGTTAACTAACAATTAACTATAATAAAACTCAAGTTTGTCTGTGTTTGCACATCTTGGAGCATTCCACTTCAATCATCCACACTGAAACTGGTAAGATCAAACATTTTGTCTCTACCTTTCCATTTATTGAACAAGACCCTTATCCAATAAGTAtcttaattactttaaatatgaaCTACATGCAGTAtaagataatatttaatattgataaatagagtgagaaaaaaaataaaggggcaagtgaaaatttataaataccaacctattattatttattacttatTGTATAACAAAAAGGTATTGcagtttaaataaaaactttaacCAGCCAAATAGTCTAAAATGTCCCCCATGGAGACATCATTGATATTTTAATAGCTTCCTGATATCAGCCTTATTACCCTCAATTCATGTAACTTGGATATGTGGATTCTCTTACTGAAGGTGGAGTTGAGTGCGTCAGGTTGAGACTCTTGAATCTTTTGAAGGTGTGTTGGCAAACTTCCAAGAAAGCTGGTCCATTCCATTGTAGAATCTAGTACCTGCTACATCACCAGTGGGAACCGCCTCAGAAATTTCTCTCAGGTCCTGTTTTGACAGTTTCACTGCTAAGGCTCCTAGGTTTTGATCCAGGTTTTTAATCTTAGTTGTTCCTGTAAAGGTGCAAAGAAATTGATGAGGAACAATCATGCACCTATTTATGAACACTGAACATATTTGTGCTTCAAAATGCTTTGGATATAACAGttcaaacttttcaaaatactTTATGTATTCCTCAATATTTATCAATGACACGATACAAGTTAAATAAAGCCTTGGTAAAAGCTGCAGGGAGATTGGATATAGAGCTAAAGaaatcaacaaatatttttaataggtCTTCCTCCTATAGAACTTTATGAAACTAAGCACTTGAGAAGGCAAGTAGATATTTGCATAGCAAGATATACAATCTAATTAAATGAGTAGACCTTCAATCAGCAACATTAGTACATAAGAAAAAACTGAGTCTTTAAAACATGGAATGCACTATTATACTGCACCAGTTCTTCAATTATTTGACCAGTATAAAAAGTACATGACTAAACTCTCTGGTTTCAAGGAAGCTGTTGCACAACAGAATGACTTCTGTTGAGGAGATTCAGTATAAAGGTTTTTCAATGTGCTCTACGGTTCTTTATGTAAGCAACAAGAAGAAAAcactttttcactttttttaatcTAATATTGCCTTGGAAATCTGGTCTTGATGGCAGCAAAAATTTTCTGGTATACATTTCTTCTCTTATGTTGGTTTTGTTCAGTTTATTAAAGCTGGAGGTAGCCCCTAGTGAAAGATGTTCCCCTGACTGCTGTTACGATGCTGTGAAGAATGAAATCATGATAGATTTCAACAAAACATAGACCTAGATTCGGCTATACACACTGTTAAAGATTACATCAAATTATCAGGCAATTCTTCCATAAAGTTACATCAAATTATCAGTTAATTCTTCCACAAAGTTACATCAAATCATCAGTTAATTCTTCCAAAAAAAACTATGAGGAATGATATCTTCTCAGATTATTCTGTGGTTTCTCAGAGGTAGATGGAGGAAATACATGAAGAATTGTGATGCTATAGAGTTTAAAGTATCTCACATCTTTCATGAAGGAAATTGTGCGGTTATTAGTCTGGAATTTTTTCCATGTTTCGTGTTGTTTAATTCTTTTTAAGGAAGCTTGTTCTGTATGTTTTTGAGCATGGATTTGGTTTGTTCCTCTGTGTTTCTTTTTTAATGGATTTTTTCTGGACTTGCAGACTGAAATGTCAAGGTTAATAGTGATGTTtaacaaagttttttttaagaaaaaaaactatagGTGCATAATAATTTGTTCAGATtgggaaataaaataataaaaataataaatactatCTTCTTGGTACATAGGATACCAGTTCAGACCAGAGAGAGTATCTGATAGATTGTCACTCACCAGGGATAGGAATAACATCCTCTCCTTGTTGGAGAACCCATGCTAATGCCAACTGAGCAGGAGTGGCCTGATGCTTCTTTGCAAGGATTTCAATTCGTTCATATATATTCTTGTTCTTCTCCAGGTTCTCTGCTTGGAAACGTGGATGTCTTTTCTGACAAGTTAAATAATAACCATCAGCAAACAatataacctttttttttaagtataattttatacTCTTTTTATGTGAGAAAAAGATATAAGTCGGCATTCCCTGCATAACCATTTTAAGTTTAAATACTACATGTATTTGCAATGAAGACAACAAACcaacaaaaattatattcaataatgAGAATTGATTATTTGTCACATCTTAACAATTCCATTTCCACCTTATGCAGTAGAAACACAGGTGAAACTGTAAATGCTACAATGATATATACCAGGTTGCTAATTGCAGGCACATTTTCCAGAACTCCTTTTCCCCCAAAAAATCCACGACCCAGAGGACTATATGGTACAATTCCAATACCAAGTTCCCTGTACCAATAGAAGCATTACAAAATTGAAGTCAGATTAACACAAAAATGTATTAtaacttttcttttcattttccttcttttactgttctgtttttctttaatataaacATTCACAACTCACATTTTTTATACAACAGGCGCAGGGCAcgaacttaaaaaaaaatggaactaACCTGCAGAGTGGGATTATCTCTTCCTCAACGTCACGAGTCCACAGAGACCACTCTATTTGCACAGCTGTGATGGGATGAACTGCGTGTGCTCTCCTTATAGTATCTGGACTCGCTTCAGATAACCCAATATACTTCACTTTACCCTCTTCCACCAGTCTCTT
Proteins encoded in this region:
- the LOC137831809 gene encoding probable aldo-keto reductase 1, giving the protein MEEVQHIQRVKLGTQGFEVSKLGFGCMGLTGAYNDPLPEEDGISIINYAFSKGITFFDTADVYGANANELLVGKALKQLPREKIQIATKFGIMGRDSNVQIKGSPEYVRSCCEASLKRLDVEYIDLYYQHRVDQSIPIEETVGELKRLVEEGKVKYIGLSEASPDTIRRAHAVHPITAVQIEWSLWTRDVEEEIIPLCRELGIGIVPYSPLGRGFFGGKGVLENVPAISNLKRHPRFQAENLEKNKNIYERIEILAKKHQATPAQLALAWVLQQGEDVIPIPGTTKIKNLDQNLGALAVKLSKQDLREISEAVPTGDVAGTRFYNGMDQLSWKFANTPSKDSRVST